A genomic region of Bradyrhizobium sp. ORS 278 contains the following coding sequences:
- a CDS encoding glycosyltransferase family 2 protein yields the protein MLGTDVSDLTTTAADAASQGLSIVIPVYNEGAGLTALHERLNTLARTLRQRFGLACELVYVDDGSRDNTLAIARNLQADALDVQVVSLSRNFGKEAALMAGLDHARRGAVLFMDGDGQHPPALVEQLVTHWIKDGYDVVYTAKAHRDNEPFLRRVAVHGFYALINWGARQKIPEDAGDFRLLSPRAVAALRQLPERNRFFKGLASWIGFRQIRVDYEPAARAHGVTTFNVTSLLGLSIEGLTSFSVAPLRFASLLGILLASAAFLFGLSILWETFTTGKSVPGYPSLMVGLMTIGGVQLIMIGIMGEYIGKILSELKARPIYFVAEHSEKRATLDARSDGERNAAE from the coding sequence ATGCTGGGAACTGACGTGTCCGACCTGACCACGACCGCGGCGGATGCCGCGTCGCAGGGCCTGTCGATCGTTATCCCCGTCTACAACGAAGGCGCGGGACTGACGGCGCTGCATGAGCGGCTGAACACGCTCGCCCGCACGCTGCGGCAGCGCTTCGGCTTGGCTTGCGAGCTCGTCTATGTCGACGATGGCAGCCGCGACAACACGCTGGCGATCGCGCGCAACCTGCAGGCCGATGCGCTCGACGTGCAGGTGGTGTCGCTGTCGCGCAATTTCGGCAAGGAGGCAGCGCTGATGGCCGGCCTCGATCATGCCCGCCGTGGCGCCGTGCTGTTCATGGATGGCGATGGGCAGCATCCGCCGGCGCTGGTCGAGCAGCTCGTCACGCACTGGATCAAGGACGGCTATGACGTCGTCTATACGGCCAAGGCACATCGCGACAACGAGCCGTTCCTGCGCCGCGTCGCCGTGCATGGCTTCTACGCGCTGATCAACTGGGGGGCGCGGCAGAAGATTCCGGAGGATGCCGGCGACTTCCGCCTGCTGTCGCCGCGCGCCGTTGCAGCACTTCGCCAGCTGCCGGAGCGCAACCGCTTCTTCAAGGGCCTCGCCAGCTGGATCGGCTTCCGCCAGATCCGCGTCGACTACGAGCCCGCCGCACGGGCACACGGCGTCACGACCTTCAACGTGACGAGCCTGCTCGGCCTGTCGATCGAAGGCCTGACCTCGTTCTCGGTGGCGCCGCTGCGTTTCGCCAGCCTGCTCGGAATCCTGCTCGCCTCAGCCGCCTTCCTGTTCGGCCTCTCGATCCTGTGGGAGACCTTCACCACCGGCAAGTCGGTGCCCGGCTATCCCTCGCTGATGGTCGGCCTGATGACGATCGGCGGCGTGCAGCTGATCATGATCGGTATCATGGGCGAATATATTGGCAAGATCCTCTCCGAGCTGAAGGCGCGGCCGATCTACTTCGTCGCCGAGCACAGCGAGAAGCGCGCCACCTTGGACGCGCGCAGCGACGGCGAGAGGAACGCCGCCGAATGA
- a CDS encoding META domain-containing protein, giving the protein MSGVPLAAASAEEFPFGMEMTLDALPQPGSKRVPDLDIGDNGETVLELWCKGGKGQFSVAGNTVVFIAGTIEDRNCPAARAQADDELIAALSAATNWKRQGDLITFIGPKTLRFRLNTN; this is encoded by the coding sequence ATGTCGGGGGTGCCGTTGGCCGCCGCGTCGGCGGAGGAGTTTCCGTTCGGCATGGAGATGACGCTCGACGCGCTGCCGCAGCCTGGCTCGAAGCGGGTGCCGGATCTCGACATCGGCGATAATGGAGAGACCGTGCTGGAGCTCTGGTGCAAGGGCGGCAAGGGTCAGTTCTCGGTGGCCGGCAACACCGTCGTGTTCATTGCAGGCACCATCGAGGACCGCAACTGTCCTGCGGCGCGTGCCCAGGCCGATGACGAACTGATCGCCGCGCTGAGCGCGGCGACCAACTGGAAGCGCCAGGGCGATCTCATCACCTTCATCGGCCCGAAGACGCTGCGCTTCCGGCTGAACACGAATTGA
- a CDS encoding L,D-transpeptidase, translating into MFRLVPTALLAGACVFSCGLDRAAAQGFQAGFQQPTVIYSGPPPQSAPVRTAYVERSRMGGGFIEFLFGDQQGGRGAPPPGQPMYQQQPSYYGPPQAAPGAVPQQGYPDEEAYDQTQRPLDPKYEKQVVDYDGKERPGTIVIDTPNKFLYLVQGEGRALRYGIGVGRPGFTWSGVKTISAKREWPDWTPPAEMLARRPDLPRHMEGGPQNPLGARAMYLGSSLYRIHGSNEPWTIGTNVSSGCIRMRNEDVIDLYTRVNVGTRVIVL; encoded by the coding sequence ATGTTCAGATTAGTCCCTACAGCGCTGCTGGCCGGCGCATGCGTCTTCTCTTGCGGTCTGGACCGGGCTGCGGCCCAGGGATTTCAGGCGGGATTTCAGCAGCCGACGGTGATCTATAGCGGGCCGCCGCCGCAGAGCGCGCCGGTGCGCACGGCCTATGTCGAACGCTCGCGGATGGGCGGCGGCTTCATCGAATTCCTGTTCGGCGATCAGCAAGGCGGCCGCGGCGCGCCGCCGCCGGGGCAGCCGATGTATCAGCAGCAGCCGTCCTATTACGGGCCGCCGCAGGCCGCGCCGGGCGCCGTGCCCCAGCAGGGATACCCGGACGAGGAGGCGTATGATCAGACGCAGCGCCCGCTCGACCCGAAATACGAGAAACAGGTCGTTGACTATGACGGCAAGGAGCGGCCGGGGACCATCGTCATCGATACACCTAACAAGTTCCTCTATCTGGTTCAGGGCGAGGGCAGGGCGCTGCGCTACGGCATCGGCGTCGGCCGGCCCGGCTTCACCTGGTCGGGCGTGAAGACGATCTCGGCCAAGCGCGAATGGCCGGACTGGACGCCGCCGGCGGAGATGCTGGCGCGCCGCCCCGATCTGCCGCGCCACATGGAGGGCGGACCGCAGAACCCGCTCGGCGCCCGCGCGATGTATCTGGGTTCGTCGCTCTATCGGATCCACGGCTCGAACGAGCCCTGGACGATCGGGACCAACGTGTCGTCGGGCTGCATCCGGATGCGCAACGAGGACGTCATCGACCTCTATACGCGCGTGAATGTCGGCACCCGGGTCATCGTGCTCTAG
- the groL gene encoding chaperonin GroEL (60 kDa chaperone family; promotes refolding of misfolded polypeptides especially under stressful conditions; forms two stacked rings of heptamers to form a barrel-shaped 14mer; ends can be capped by GroES; misfolded proteins enter the barrel where they are refolded when GroES binds): protein MAAKDVKFSGDARDRMLRGVDILANAVKVTLGPKGRNVVIEKSFGAPRITKDGVTVAKEIELEDKFENMGAQMLREVASKTNDLAGDGTTTATVLAQAIVREGAKAVAAGMNPMDLKRGIDTAVAAVIKDIEKRAKPVASSAEVAQVGTISANGDAAIGKMIAQAMQKVGNEGVITVEENKSLETEVDIVEGMKFDRGYLSPYFVTNAEKMTAELDDVYVLLHEKKLSGLQAMLPVLEAVVQSGRPLLIIAEDVEGEALATLVVNRLRGGLKVAAVKAPGFGDRRKAMLEDIAILTGGQLISDDLGMKLENVTIKMLGRAKKVVIDKENTTIVNGAGKKADIEARVGQIKAQIEETTSDYDREKLQERLAKLAGGVAVIRVGGATEVEVKEKKDRVEDALNATRAAVQEGIVPGGGVALLRAKKAVGRITNPNSDVQAGINIVLKALEAPMRQIAENAGVEGSIVVGKILEEKSETFGFDAQTEDYVDMVAKGIIDPAKVVRTALQDASSVAGLLVTTEAMVAELPKDAAPAMPAGGGMGGMGGMGF, encoded by the coding sequence ATGGCAGCCAAGGACGTCAAATTTTCTGGCGACGCGCGCGACCGCATGCTGCGCGGCGTCGACATTCTCGCCAACGCCGTCAAGGTGACGCTCGGCCCGAAGGGCCGCAACGTCGTCATCGAGAAGAGCTTCGGCGCTCCGCGCATCACCAAGGACGGCGTCACCGTCGCCAAGGAGATCGAGCTCGAGGACAAGTTCGAGAACATGGGCGCGCAGATGCTGCGTGAGGTCGCCTCCAAGACCAACGACCTCGCCGGCGACGGCACCACCACCGCGACCGTGCTCGCCCAGGCCATCGTCCGTGAGGGCGCCAAGGCGGTTGCCGCCGGCATGAACCCGATGGACCTCAAGCGGGGCATCGACACCGCGGTGGCCGCCGTCATCAAGGACATCGAGAAGCGCGCCAAGCCGGTCGCGTCCTCCGCCGAGGTCGCCCAGGTCGGCACCATCTCCGCCAACGGCGACGCCGCGATCGGCAAGATGATCGCCCAGGCGATGCAGAAGGTCGGCAACGAGGGCGTCATCACGGTCGAGGAGAACAAGTCGCTCGAGACCGAGGTCGACATCGTCGAGGGCATGAAGTTCGACCGCGGCTACCTGTCGCCGTACTTCGTCACCAACGCCGAGAAGATGACCGCCGAGCTCGACGACGTCTACGTGCTCTTGCACGAGAAGAAGCTGTCGGGCCTGCAGGCCATGCTGCCGGTGCTCGAAGCCGTCGTGCAGTCGGGCCGTCCGCTCCTGATCATCGCCGAGGACGTCGAGGGCGAGGCGCTGGCCACCCTGGTCGTCAACCGCCTGCGTGGCGGCCTCAAGGTCGCCGCCGTCAAGGCGCCGGGCTTCGGTGACCGCCGAAAGGCCATGCTCGAGGACATCGCGATCCTGACCGGCGGTCAGCTGATCTCGGACGATCTCGGCATGAAGCTCGAGAACGTCACGATCAAGATGCTCGGCCGCGCCAAGAAGGTCGTGATCGACAAGGAGAACACCACGATCGTCAACGGCGCCGGCAAGAAGGCCGACATCGAGGCGCGCGTTGGCCAGATCAAGGCGCAGATCGAGGAGACCACCTCGGACTACGACCGTGAGAAGCTGCAGGAGCGCCTCGCCAAGCTCGCGGGCGGCGTCGCGGTGATCCGCGTCGGCGGCGCGACCGAGGTCGAGGTCAAGGAGAAGAAGGACCGCGTCGAGGACGCCCTCAACGCGACACGCGCCGCGGTGCAGGAAGGCATCGTCCCCGGCGGCGGCGTGGCCCTGCTGCGCGCCAAGAAGGCGGTCGGCCGCATCACCAACCCGAACTCGGACGTCCAGGCCGGCATCAACATCGTGCTGAAGGCGCTGGAGGCTCCGATGCGCCAGATCGCCGAGAACGCCGGCGTCGAAGGCTCGATCGTGGTCGGCAAGATCCTCGAGGAGAAGTCCGAAACCTTCGGCTTCGACGCCCAGACCGAGGACTATGTCGACATGGTTGCCAAGGGCATCATCGACCCGGCCAAGGTCGTCCGCACCGCGCTGCAGGACGCCTCGTCGGTCGCCGGCCTGCTGGTCACCACCGAGGCCATGGTCGCCGAGCTGCCGAAGGACGCGGCGCCTGCGATGCCGGCCGGCGGCGGCATGGGCGGCATGGGCGGCATGGGCTTCTGA
- the hisG gene encoding ATP phosphoribosyltransferase: protein MSGPLVLAVPSKGRLQENAEAFFGRAGLNLSKPGGARDYRGTISGLDNVEIAYLSASDIASQLARGTVHLGVTGEDLVREEITDADKRVLLIDTLGFGGANVVVAVPQAWIDVRTMADLDDVASGFRAQHNRRMRVATKYINLTRGFFASHGIVDYRIVESAGATEGAPAVGTAELIVDITSTGSTLVANGLKVLDDGVILRSQANLVASRDADWSEGPRESARIILDHIHARARASKYREVRTRFKGCDAAMLTEAHNRFGVVAPFGGPTSSGMLTLHCPPAQIYSLGSFLRAHGAETVSVASLDYVLDRENPLFARLEAFLRS, encoded by the coding sequence ATGAGCGGCCCCCTCGTCCTCGCCGTTCCTTCCAAGGGTCGCCTGCAGGAGAACGCGGAGGCGTTCTTCGGCCGCGCCGGGCTGAACCTGTCCAAGCCGGGCGGCGCGCGCGACTATCGCGGCACGATCTCCGGTCTCGACAATGTCGAGATCGCCTATCTCTCTGCGAGTGACATCGCCTCGCAACTGGCACGCGGCACCGTGCATCTCGGCGTCACCGGCGAGGACCTCGTGCGCGAGGAAATCACCGATGCCGACAAGCGCGTGCTGCTGATCGACACGCTCGGCTTCGGCGGCGCCAATGTCGTGGTCGCCGTGCCGCAGGCCTGGATCGACGTCCGCACCATGGCCGATCTCGACGATGTCGCCAGCGGCTTCCGCGCGCAGCACAATCGCCGCATGCGCGTCGCCACCAAGTACATCAATTTGACGCGGGGCTTCTTCGCCAGCCACGGCATCGTCGACTACCGCATCGTCGAGAGCGCCGGCGCCACCGAGGGCGCGCCGGCCGTCGGCACCGCCGAGCTGATCGTCGACATCACCTCAACCGGCTCGACGCTGGTTGCGAACGGGCTGAAGGTGCTCGACGACGGCGTCATCCTGCGCAGCCAGGCCAATCTCGTCGCGTCGCGCGACGCCGACTGGTCGGAGGGTCCGCGCGAGAGCGCCCGCATCATCCTCGACCATATCCATGCCCGCGCGCGCGCCAGCAAGTACCGCGAGGTCCGCACCCGCTTCAAAGGTTGCGACGCAGCAATGCTGACCGAGGCGCACAACCGCTTCGGGGTCGTCGCGCCGTTCGGCGGCCCGACATCGTCGGGCATGCTGACCCTGCATTGCCCGCCGGCGCAGATCTACTCGCTCGGCAGCTTCCTCCGCGCGCATGGGGCGGAGACGGTGTCGGTCGCCTCGCTCGACTACGTGCTCGACCGCGAGAATCCGCTGTTTGCCCGCCTCGAAGCCTTCCTGCGATCATAA
- a CDS encoding protein phosphatase CheZ gives MAVRKRFRIEEAIVGHMPEPDFVGGEIGPNHKEIMDELRAIRAQMANAIRSGGHSTAAAAIEESAQREVAEARALLETYRAQIEQCEKLKVELDLIHDAINRTKGEIATLHAKSFNGEEMAKVNGELGAVVGGTEQATQQILEAAEAIDQAASALGKVDSADQQKILSEDIQERVVSIFEACNFQDLTGQRINKVMTTMKFIEHHIVVMMDIWGGVDAIKAHVPPIVDTREGDAKLLNGPKMDGDIGHASQDDIDAMFN, from the coding sequence ATGGCTGTTCGCAAGCGTTTCCGTATCGAAGAAGCAATCGTCGGCCATATGCCGGAGCCCGACTTCGTGGGCGGCGAGATCGGCCCCAACCACAAGGAAATCATGGACGAGCTGCGCGCCATCCGCGCCCAGATGGCCAACGCCATTCGCAGCGGTGGACACAGCACGGCCGCCGCAGCCATCGAAGAGTCTGCCCAGCGCGAGGTCGCCGAGGCGCGCGCGCTGCTCGAGACCTATCGCGCGCAGATCGAGCAGTGCGAGAAGCTCAAGGTCGAGCTCGACCTGATCCACGACGCGATCAACCGCACCAAGGGCGAGATCGCCACTCTCCACGCCAAGAGCTTCAACGGCGAGGAAATGGCCAAGGTCAATGGCGAGCTCGGCGCCGTCGTCGGCGGCACCGAGCAGGCCACCCAGCAGATCCTCGAGGCCGCCGAGGCGATCGACCAGGCCGCCAGCGCACTCGGCAAGGTCGACTCCGCCGACCAGCAGAAGATCTTGAGCGAGGACATCCAGGAGCGCGTGGTCTCGATCTTCGAGGCCTGTAACTTCCAGGACCTGACCGGCCAGCGCATCAACAAGGTCATGACCACGATGAAGTTCATTGAGCACCACATCGTGGTGATGATGGACATCTGGGGCGGCGTCGACGCCATCAAGGCGCATGTGCCGCCGATCGTCGACACCCGCGAGGGCGACGCCAAGCTGCTCAACGGTCCGAAGATGGACGGCGACATCGGCCACGCCTCGCAGGACGACATCGACGCGATGTTCAACTGA
- a CDS encoding DUF2076 domain-containing protein, producing the protein MTPQERQLIDDLFDRLAKLENAPRDPEAAAAIARGLQQAPNAAYALVQTVLVQDEALKRANARIEELQHAQSAPQAQSGSFLDSMRDSIFGSTGNRGSVPNVPPPSPSRPVWNSGQAMPPGYQGQPGYPGQPGPYDQGGFGQPRGGVFGGGGGSFLGTAAAAAAGMVGGSLLLGGIRSMMGGGSHQAFGDTTIIEERGGGASPWGGDASSGSLARDAGLDDIGRSGDGGSRAGLFDQANYDDSGNDSDPADFDGDDGYGGDDDGGSDYA; encoded by the coding sequence ATGACACCGCAAGAACGCCAACTCATCGACGATCTGTTCGACCGGCTTGCCAAGTTGGAGAATGCGCCGCGTGATCCGGAGGCTGCCGCCGCCATCGCCCGAGGGCTGCAGCAGGCGCCCAATGCCGCCTATGCGCTGGTGCAGACGGTGCTGGTGCAGGACGAGGCCTTGAAGCGCGCCAATGCGCGGATCGAGGAGCTGCAGCACGCTCAGAGCGCGCCGCAGGCGCAGTCCGGCAGCTTCCTGGATTCGATGCGCGACAGCATCTTCGGCTCGACCGGCAACCGTGGCTCGGTGCCGAATGTGCCGCCGCCGTCCCCGAGCCGGCCGGTCTGGAACAGCGGCCAGGCGATGCCGCCAGGCTATCAGGGCCAGCCCGGCTATCCCGGCCAGCCCGGCCCTTATGATCAGGGCGGCTTCGGCCAGCCGCGCGGTGGCGTGTTCGGCGGCGGTGGCGGTTCGTTCCTGGGTACGGCCGCGGCTGCGGCGGCCGGCATGGTCGGCGGCTCGCTGCTGCTCGGCGGCATCCGCTCGATGATGGGCGGCGGCTCGCATCAGGCGTTCGGCGACACCACGATCATCGAGGAGCGTGGCGGCGGTGCCAGCCCGTGGGGCGGCGACGCGTCCAGCGGCTCGCTGGCGCGTGACGCCGGCCTCGACGATATCGGCCGCTCCGGCGACGGCGGCAGCCGCGCCGGCCTGTTCGACCAGGCCAATTACGACGACAGCGGCAACGACAGCGATCCCGCCGATTTCGACGGCGACGACGGCTATGGCGGCGACGACGACGGCGGCAGCGACTACGCCTGA
- the groES gene encoding co-chaperone GroES has protein sequence MAKSKFRPLHDRVVVKRIDAEEKTKGGIIIPDSAKEKPSQGEVVAVGPGGRDESGKLIPIDVKVGDRVLFGKWSGTEVKLDGEELLIMKESDIMGVVA, from the coding sequence ATGGCCAAATCGAAGTTTCGTCCCCTGCATGATCGCGTCGTGGTTAAGCGCATCGACGCCGAAGAGAAGACCAAGGGCGGCATCATCATTCCCGACTCCGCCAAGGAAAAGCCCTCGCAGGGCGAGGTTGTCGCCGTCGGCCCGGGCGGCCGTGACGAGAGCGGCAAGCTGATCCCGATCGACGTCAAGGTCGGTGACCGCGTGCTGTTCGGCAAGTGGTCCGGCACCGAGGTCAAGCTGGACGGCGAGGAGCTCCTCATCATGAAGGAGTCCGACATCATGGGCGTGGTCGCCTGA
- a CDS encoding ChbG/HpnK family deacetylase, with protein sequence MSEAPHRRIWLCADDYGISPGVNKAIRDLIARGRLNATSVMTVGAAIGRDEVAELTKVAADSPRCAIGLHVTLTAPFRPLTMHFRPAEGGMFLPFPRLLRAGLLRRLDPEMIRAEVAVQLTAFGELFGRAPDFVDGHQHAQLYPQVREGFLAAVKEAAPSAWVRQGGRNLPLMQRLAAPKALLLDVLSAQFRRHAARARIPFNPAFAGAYDFTKASDFGALMDGFLNDLPEDGLVMCHPGFVDDVLIELDPLTVQREHEHAYLAGEHFPDLLARRQMTLA encoded by the coding sequence ATGAGCGAGGCGCCGCACCGGCGCATCTGGCTGTGCGCGGATGACTATGGCATCAGCCCCGGCGTCAACAAGGCGATCCGCGACCTGATCGCCCGCGGCCGCCTGAACGCGACCTCGGTCATGACCGTCGGCGCGGCGATCGGACGCGACGAGGTGGCCGAGCTGACCAAGGTCGCCGCCGACAGCCCGCGTTGCGCCATCGGCCTGCACGTCACGCTGACCGCGCCCTTCCGGCCGCTGACGATGCATTTCCGTCCCGCCGAGGGCGGCATGTTCCTGCCGTTTCCCAGGCTGCTGCGCGCAGGGCTGCTGCGCCGCCTCGATCCGGAGATGATCCGCGCCGAGGTGGCGGTTCAGCTCACCGCCTTCGGCGAGCTGTTCGGCCGGGCGCCGGATTTCGTTGACGGGCATCAGCATGCCCAGCTGTACCCGCAGGTGCGCGAGGGTTTTCTGGCCGCCGTCAAGGAGGCGGCGCCGTCGGCCTGGGTCCGCCAGGGCGGCCGCAACCTGCCGCTGATGCAGCGGCTCGCGGCGCCAAAGGCGCTGCTGCTCGACGTACTGAGCGCGCAATTCCGCCGCCACGCCGCGCGCGCCAGAATCCCCTTCAACCCCGCTTTCGCTGGCGCCTACGATTTCACGAAAGCCTCCGACTTCGGGGCGCTGATGGACGGCTTCCTGAACGACCTGCCGGAGGATGGACTGGTGATGTGCCATCCCGGCTTCGTCGACGACGTCCTGATCGAGCTCGATCCGCTGACCGTGCAGCGCGAGCACGAGCATGCCTATCTCGCCGGCGAGCACTTCCCGGACCTGCTCGCGCGCCGCCAGATGACGCTGGCCTGA
- a CDS encoding ATP phosphoribosyltransferase regulatory subunit: MTGPAPTGPAAWADTLLQSFAEAGYARAEPAILQPAEPFLDLSGEDIRKSLYLTTDGGGEELCLRPDLTIPVARDYLGSARAGQPAGFSYLGPVFRYRGGRPSEFLQGGIESFGRQDRPAADAEMLALAIEATAAAGLAEVEIRTGDVALFTALIDALDLYPVWRRRLIKDFNRQRTLAQDLERLATAEVAPRNEYEGVLAALAGSDRKAALALVTDLMSIAGATAVGGRTVAEIADRFLEQSTLKSGALPRDALDRIKRFLAISGSPADAVKQLRALAADAKLDISAAIDALDARTAFMAQRGIDVARVRFATAFGRGLDYYTGFEFELHHPGNGDEPLVAGGRYDGLLNQLGAASFIPAVGFSIWIERLAQSSTAGKAARGRAS; this comes from the coding sequence ATGACCGGACCCGCTCCGACCGGACCCGCCGCGTGGGCGGACACGCTGCTGCAGTCCTTCGCCGAGGCCGGCTATGCCCGCGCCGAGCCGGCGATCCTGCAGCCGGCCGAGCCGTTCCTCGACCTCTCCGGCGAGGACATTCGCAAGAGCCTGTATCTGACGACGGATGGCGGCGGCGAGGAGCTCTGCCTGCGCCCGGACCTGACCATTCCCGTCGCGCGCGACTATCTCGGCTCGGCTCGCGCCGGCCAGCCCGCCGGATTCAGCTATCTCGGCCCGGTGTTTCGTTACCGCGGCGGCCGCCCGAGCGAGTTCCTGCAGGGCGGCATCGAATCGTTCGGCCGCCAGGATCGTCCCGCCGCCGACGCCGAGATGCTGGCGCTCGCCATCGAGGCGACAGCCGCGGCCGGCCTTGCCGAGGTCGAGATTCGCACCGGCGACGTCGCGCTGTTCACGGCCTTGATCGATGCGCTCGATCTTTATCCGGTGTGGCGGCGCCGGCTGATCAAGGACTTCAACCGCCAGCGCACCTTGGCTCAGGATTTGGAGCGCCTGGCGACGGCCGAAGTGGCACCGCGCAACGAATATGAGGGCGTGCTCGCCGCGCTGGCCGGCTCAGACCGCAAGGCAGCGTTGGCGCTGGTCACCGACCTGATGTCGATCGCCGGCGCCACCGCCGTGGGTGGCCGCACGGTCGCCGAGATCGCCGATCGATTCCTGGAGCAATCCACCCTGAAAAGCGGCGCACTGCCGCGCGACGCGCTCGACCGCATCAAAAGATTTCTCGCCATCAGCGGCAGCCCGGCTGACGCCGTCAAACAGCTCCGCGCGCTCGCCGCCGACGCCAAGCTCGACATCTCGGCTGCGATCGACGCCCTGGACGCGCGCACGGCCTTCATGGCCCAGCGCGGCATCGACGTCGCCAGAGTGCGCTTCGCCACCGCATTCGGCCGCGGCCTCGACTACTACACCGGCTTCGAGTTCGAGCTGCACCACCCCGGCAATGGCGACGAGCCGCTGGTCGCCGGCGGCCGCTATGACGGCCTGCTGAACCAGCTCGGCGCCGCGTCCTTCATTCCGGCCGTCGGCTTCTCGATCTGGATCGAGCGGCTGGCGCAGAGCAGCACGGCGGGCAAGGCCGCGCGCGGGAGAGCATCATGA
- a CDS encoding 16S rRNA (uracil(1498)-N(3))-methyltransferase: MPDYDFTAPRLFVDAPLIEGGAVALDRNQSNYLGNVLRLGAGDQVLVFNGREGEWQATIAGRKRADLLTIQQRLRPQDQLPDITYVFAPLKHARLDYIVQKAVEMGAAVLQPVLTRHTQVSRLNGERMRANVIEAAEQCGILSLAEVRDPVPLERFLRERMASRLLVFCDEAAEIADPVQALRGAAANAGIDLLIGPEGGFAAEERELLLRQRQVTRLALGPRILRADTAGVAALALLQATLGDWRQSR; this comes from the coding sequence ATGCCCGATTACGACTTCACCGCCCCTCGCCTGTTCGTCGACGCTCCGCTGATCGAGGGCGGCGCGGTCGCGCTGGATCGCAACCAGAGCAACTATCTCGGTAACGTGCTGCGTCTCGGCGCCGGCGATCAGGTGCTGGTTTTCAACGGCCGCGAGGGCGAGTGGCAGGCCACGATCGCCGGCCGCAAGCGGGCGGACCTGCTGACCATCCAGCAGCGCCTCCGGCCGCAGGACCAGCTCCCCGACATCACCTACGTCTTCGCCCCGCTGAAGCATGCGCGGCTCGACTACATCGTGCAGAAGGCGGTCGAGATGGGCGCGGCCGTGTTGCAGCCGGTCCTCACCCGGCACACGCAGGTGTCGCGCCTGAACGGCGAGCGGATGCGCGCCAATGTGATCGAGGCGGCTGAGCAATGCGGCATCCTCAGCCTGGCCGAGGTCAGGGATCCAGTGCCACTGGAGCGGTTCCTGCGCGAGCGCATGGCCTCACGTCTGCTGGTGTTCTGCGACGAGGCGGCCGAGATCGCCGATCCCGTTCAGGCGTTGCGCGGCGCGGCCGCAAACGCCGGCATCGATCTCCTGATCGGCCCTGAAGGCGGCTTCGCCGCGGAGGAGCGTGAGCTGTTGCTGCGGCAAAGACAGGTGACCAGGTTGGCGCTCGGGCCGCGGATCCTGCGGGCTGATACCGCGGGGGTCGCGGCGCTCGCTTTGCTGCAGGCAACGCTCGGGGATTGGCGACAAAGCCGTTAA